TTTATTTCATCATCTGTATTTAAAATAAAAGCCTGGTAATTCTCTTCGTTGCATTGGGTGAATACAAATAGAGCCCCTGTATATTCAGGTCTAAAAAATGGCGTATGCGTGATTCTGTACTCGTTTCTTGTGCTCCGCCCATAATAGATAAAACGGACTTCATTAGAGATGTAATCATCTTCATAATGCCAATAAACGGTAACAAATCTATCCTTATTGTCTCCTTTTATCCCAGGGGAGTCAAATAGAATAGAAAAACTGTTTTGCGGAATATAGATTCCCGCTTGATGGCTTTGTTTAGGGTCCGTATCATTTGCCGATAGGAACTTACAAAATGTTCTTTGTCCTAATGTAACTACCTTAATAGCGTCAGAGGCGTTATTTTGCATTTGATTTCAACCTCTCCGCAATCAATTTCGCGATATTTGCCATCAATGGAACAACGACAGAGTTTCCAAACTGCTTATACGCCTGTCCATCGGAAACAGTTATTTTGAAGGAATCTGGAAAACCTTGCAATCTCGCGCATTCGCGCGGTGTCAATCTTCTTGGATTTTTATTTCGTTGTGCAATGAGAATTTCCGAGCCATCTTTATAGTATCTTGCACTTAGGGTGCGTGACACTCCATTTAAAGGAGCAATTCCATAACCAAAACCGTTTCCGGCAGCTTTGTGTTTTGCTGCATACGCCTGTAAATAACTCCACAGTTTGTCAGAAAGAGTGTATTTTGGATCAGGTTTCTTCTCAAGAATGTCCTTTATGGTTGGTTTTGGTTCTACTGGGGTTATCTCGAATTTAAAATCGATTGGGGTATTAAACCTCTGCCTATCAAAACCGACAATGAGAATACGTTCACGATGTTGTGGAACAAAATTCTGACCATCTAAAACTTTATAAAAAATCTCGTAATCCAGTTCATCCAATGATTCCTGGATTACCTTGAACGTATTGCCTTTATCGTGACTACAAAGGTTTTTGACATTTTCAAGCATAAATGCTTTCGGACGTTTCGCCTTGATAATACGGCAAACATCAAAGAACAATGTTCCTTGAGTTTTGTCTTCGAAGCCTGTTGCTCTTCCTAAACTATTCTTCTTGGAAACTCCAGCAATAGAAAATGGTTGACACGGAAAGCCTGCTACTAAGACGTCATGATCGGGAATTGTTTTTGCGTCAATCTTAGTAATATCTCCATCTG
This genomic stretch from Fibrobacter sp. UWP2 harbors:
- the dcm gene encoding DNA (cytosine-5-)-methyltransferase produces the protein MSKISKSGKFTFIDLFAGIGGMRIAFESAGGKCVYTNEWNKFSQKTYFDNFGDMPDGDITKIDAKTIPDHDVLVAGFPCQPFSIAGVSKKNSLGRATGFEDKTQGTLFFDVCRIIKAKRPKAFMLENVKNLCSHDKGNTFKVIQESLDELDYEIFYKVLDGQNFVPQHRERILIVGFDRQRFNTPIDFKFEITPVEPKPTIKDILEKKPDPKYTLSDKLWSYLQAYAAKHKAAGNGFGYGIAPLNGVSRTLSARYYKDGSEILIAQRNKNPRRLTPRECARLQGFPDSFKITVSDGQAYKQFGNSVVVPLMANIAKLIAERLKSNAK